From Rutidosis leptorrhynchoides isolate AG116_Rl617_1_P2 chromosome 3, CSIRO_AGI_Rlap_v1, whole genome shotgun sequence, a single genomic window includes:
- the LOC139900809 gene encoding uncharacterized protein: protein MDVFSSGILGIVDGHLSLTLAARRCLQIYSPQILFHLDVFNHETIANKWVNGDWRWIWTREDIGSRNLQSLSSLRDELQTCHVMDREDKWLCSSSTNSLFSVKTIREHIDRALFSSTSMPTVWLKHTPRKVNVFLWRFRLDALSLRWNLSAKGLEINPIICPVCNNGIKLRSHLFFSCNIAAELWANVRVWTCCNMPTFTSWEDIHCWIEGLNKSNMKKDIILVIVVTLLWIIWRFRNGIVFDEPSFTRSSIFDVTRLFSYRWLKNRGHVVSDWSSWLAMPL from the exons ATGGATGTGTTTTCGAGCGGTATATTGGGAATAGTTGATGGACATCTGTCGTTGACACTTGCTGCAAGACGTTGTCTTCAAATTTACTCCCCACAAAT ATTATTTCATTTGGATGTTTTCAATCATGAGACGATCGCAAATAAATGGGTTAATGGAGATTGGCGCTGGATTTGGACTAGGGAGGATATAGGGAGTCGCAACTTGCAATCTCTGTCGTCCCTTCGCGATGAACTACAAACATGTCATGTTATGGATCGAGAAGACAAGTGGTTATGTTCATCGAGTACAAATAGCCTTTTTTCTGTTAAAACTATTAGAGAACATATTGATCGAGCTTTGTTCAGTTCTACTTCAATGCCGACAGTTTGGCTCAAGCATACCCCGAGAAAAGTTAACGTTTTTCTTTGGCGTTTTAGGTTGGACGCGTTATCTCTTCGTTGGAATCTGTCTGCGAAAGGTTTAGAGATTAATCCGATTATTTGTCCGGTTTGTAATAACGGTATCAAGCTGCGTTCCCACTTGTTTTTTAGCTGCAACATTGCTGCAGAATTGTGGGCTAACGTGCGGGTCTGGACATGTTGTAACATGCCTACGTTCACTTCATGGGAGGACATTCATTGCTGGATCGAGGGTCTGAACAAATCGAATATGAAAAAAGACATAATCCTTGTGATTGTAGTTACTCTTCTTTGGATTATTTGGCGGTTTCGGAACGGCATCGTGTTTGATGAACCTAGTTTTACTAGAAGTAGCATTTTTGATGTAACTAGGTTATTTTCTTATCGTTGGCTAAAAAATAGAGGCCATGTCGTTTCTGATTGGAGCTCATGGCTTGCTATGCCGTTGTAA